The Solenopsis invicta isolate M01_SB chromosome 12, UNIL_Sinv_3.0, whole genome shotgun sequence genome window below encodes:
- the LOC105198347 gene encoding uncharacterized protein LOC105198347 isoform X1 has translation MDVVKHLLEHFQHTYDELRDEYEVAIIEKYWGFSKRFTEGLTLLVIFNMICFLLNPFVPYIFDIALSANKSRPHPSVHIITEYFIDQEKYFYLIILHADVAFCVGALAMLATGTTSLAFFQHACGMFKIAGYRMEKAITIGIRQMNGTRNATFIYKGIIVAVDMHRKAIKIVEIFAASFNVTFSLLIFDGILYASLNLYRTFREMSSGDISEKLLQSITFIGVYYVYTFLANYGAQQVTDHSNSMFITVYNVQWYLAPLHTQKLILFMLQRGTKILNIKIGGLFVGSLEGFSTVKFISEFIGHNICSECLKKISFIAAGQRHNVLLHIYLLYKSLMCRL, from the exons ATGGATGtt GTGAAACATTTATTAGAACACTTTCAACATACCTATGACGAGTTAAGAGATGAATATGAAGTTGCCATTATAGAAAAGTATTGGGGTTTTTCAAAACGTTTTACTGAAGGACTTACGT TGCTAGTTATCTTCAACATGATTTGTTTTCTTCTTAACCCATTTGTGCCATACATATTCGATATTGCATTGTCTGCAAACAAGTCTCGGCCACATCCATCCGTACATATCATCACAGAGTACTTCAtcgatcaagaaaaatatttttacttaattatactACATGCAGATGTAGCATTCTGCGTAGGAGCGCTTGCAATGCTAGCAACGGGAACAACGTCACTGGCATTTTTTCAACATGCTTGCGGAATGTTCAAGATTGCTGG ttatcGTATGGAAAAGGCCATTACAATCGGTATTAGACAAATGAATGGTACGAGAAATGCGACTTTCATTTACAAAGGAATAATTGTTGCCGTAGATATGCATCGAAAGGCTATAAA GATTGTCGAAATTTTTGCAGCTTCATTTAATGTAACATTCTCCCTTTTAATATTTGATGGAATACTTTACGCAAGTCTCAATCTTTATCGA ACTTTTCGAGAGATGTCATCTGGAGATATTAGTGAAAAGCTGTTACAATCCATTACATTTATCGGtgtttattatgtatacacATTCCTTGCCAATTATGGTGCGCAACAAGTTACGGATCACAGCAATAGTATGTTTATTACAGT GTACAACGTTCAATGGTATCTAGCTCCTTTACATACACAGAAACTTATATTGTTCATGTTACAAAGGGGCACTAAAATTTTGAACATAAAGATTGGTGGATTATTTGTAGGGTCTTTAGAAGGCTTCTCTACGGTAAAATTTATATCAGAATTTATTGGACATAATATATGTTCtgaatgtttgaaaaaaatatcttttattgcagcTGGCCAGCGCCACAATGTCTTActtcacatttatttattatacaaatcatTAATGTGTCGATTGTAA
- the LOC105198347 gene encoding uncharacterized protein LOC105198347 isoform X2, which translates to MDVVKHLLEHFQHTYDELRDEYEVAIIEKYWGFSKRFTEGLTLLVIFNMICFLLNPFVPYIFDIALSANKSRPHPSVHIITEYFIDQEKYFYLIILHADVAFCVGALAMLATGTTSLAFFQHACGMFKIAGYRMEKAITIGIRQMNGTRNATFIYKGIIVAVDMHRKAIKIVEIFAASFNVTFSLLIFDGILYASLNLYRTFREMSSGDISEKLLQSITFIGVYYVYTFLANYGAQQVTDHSNSMFITVYNVQWYLAPLHTQKLILFMLQRGTKILNIKIGGLFVGSLEGFSTLASATMSYFTFIYYTNH; encoded by the exons ATGGATGtt GTGAAACATTTATTAGAACACTTTCAACATACCTATGACGAGTTAAGAGATGAATATGAAGTTGCCATTATAGAAAAGTATTGGGGTTTTTCAAAACGTTTTACTGAAGGACTTACGT TGCTAGTTATCTTCAACATGATTTGTTTTCTTCTTAACCCATTTGTGCCATACATATTCGATATTGCATTGTCTGCAAACAAGTCTCGGCCACATCCATCCGTACATATCATCACAGAGTACTTCAtcgatcaagaaaaatatttttacttaattatactACATGCAGATGTAGCATTCTGCGTAGGAGCGCTTGCAATGCTAGCAACGGGAACAACGTCACTGGCATTTTTTCAACATGCTTGCGGAATGTTCAAGATTGCTGG ttatcGTATGGAAAAGGCCATTACAATCGGTATTAGACAAATGAATGGTACGAGAAATGCGACTTTCATTTACAAAGGAATAATTGTTGCCGTAGATATGCATCGAAAGGCTATAAA GATTGTCGAAATTTTTGCAGCTTCATTTAATGTAACATTCTCCCTTTTAATATTTGATGGAATACTTTACGCAAGTCTCAATCTTTATCGA ACTTTTCGAGAGATGTCATCTGGAGATATTAGTGAAAAGCTGTTACAATCCATTACATTTATCGGtgtttattatgtatacacATTCCTTGCCAATTATGGTGCGCAACAAGTTACGGATCACAGCAATAGTATGTTTATTACAGT GTACAACGTTCAATGGTATCTAGCTCCTTTACATACACAGAAACTTATATTGTTCATGTTACAAAGGGGCACTAAAATTTTGAACATAAAGATTGGTGGATTATTTGTAGGGTCTTTAGAAGGCTTCTCTACG cTGGCCAGCGCCACAATGTCTTActtcacatttatttattatacaaatcatTAA
- the LOC113004035 gene encoding uncharacterized protein LOC113004035, whose amino-acid sequence MVYMKKKYFSLNRILLLAVGLWPYTKSKFVRLQLVLQYGILGSFIVFQLTTFATSKCDVPLVIEILSVTAFYFNFVLIYLSFSCNMNVVKHLLEHFQHTYDELRDEYEVAIIEKYWGFSKRFTKGLTLLVTFNVSCFLLIPFVPYMFVNALSANESRPHPSVHIITKYFIDQEKYFYLIILHADVAYCVGALAMLATGTTSLAFFQHASGMFKIAGYRMEKAITIGIRQMNGTRNATFIYKGIIVAIDMHRKAIKIVEIYAASFNVTFALLIFGGILYASLNLYRTFREMSSGDISEKLLQPITFICVYYTYIFFANFAAQQITDHNNSMFVTVYNVEWYLAPLHIQKLILFMLQRGTKTLNIKIGELFVGSLEGFSTLTSATMSYFTFIYYTNH is encoded by the exons ATggtttacatgaagaaaaagtACTTCAGTCTCAATCGAATTCTTTTGCTTGCGGTTGGCTTGTGGCCTTATACAAAATCCAAATTTGTACGATTGCAATTAGTTCTGCAATATGGAATTCTAGGAAGCTTTATAGTATTTCAG TTAACAACATTTGCGACTTCAAAATGCGATGTGCCATTAGTCATTGAAATTCTTTCTGTCACAGCCTTCTATTTCAACTTCGTGTTGATATACCTCTCGTTCAGTTGTAACATGAATGtt GTGAAACATTTATTAGAACACTTTCAACATACCTACGACGAGCTGAGAGATGAATATGAAGTTGCCATTATAGAAAAGTATTGGGGCTTTTCAAAACGTTTTACTAAAGGACTTACGT TGCTCGTTACCTTCAACGTGAGTTGTTTTCTTCTCATTCCATTTGTGCCATACATGTTCGTTAATGCATTGTCTGCGAACGAGTCTCGGCCACATCCATCCGTACATATCATCACAAAGTACTTCAtcgatcaagaaaaatatttttacttaattatactACATGCAGATGTAGCATACTGCGTAGGAGCGCTTGCAATGCTAGCGACGGGAACAACGTCACTGGCATTTTTTCAACATGCTAGCGGAATGTTCAAGATTGCTGG ttatcGTATGGAAAAGGCTATTACAATCGGTATTAGACAAATGAATGGTACGAGAAATGCGACTTTCATTTACAAAGGAATAATTGTTGCCATAGATATGCATCGAAAGGCTATAAA GATTGTCGAAATTTATGCAGCTTCATTTAATGTAACATTCGCCCTTTTAATATTTGGCGGAATACTTTACGCAAGTCTCAATCTTTATCGA ACTTTTCGAGAGATGTCGTCTGGAGATATTAGTGAAAAGCTGTTACAACCCATTACATTTATCTGtgtttattatacatacatattcttTGCCAATTTTGCTGCGCAACAAATTACGGATCACAATAATAGCATGTTTGTTACAGT GTACAACGTTGAATGGTATCTAGCTCCTTTACATATACAGAAACTTATATTGTTCATGTTGCAAAGGGGCACTAAAACTTTGAACATAAAGATTGGTGAATTATTTGTAGGGTCTTTAGAAGGCTTCTCTACG CTGACCAGCGCCACAATGTCTTActtcacatttatttattatacaaatcatTAA
- the LOC105198348 gene encoding uncharacterized protein LOC105198348, whose amino-acid sequence MVYMKNKYFSLNRILLLTVGLWPYTKSKFVRLQLGLQYGILGSFIVFQLTTFATSKCDVPLVIEIFSVTAFYFNFVLIYLSFSCNMNVVKHLLEHFQHTYDELRDEYEVAIIEKYWGFSKRFTKGIMLFIIFNVSCFLLIPFVPYMIDIVLSANKSRPHPSVHIITKYFIDQEKYFYLIILHADVAYCVGALAMLATGTTSLAFLQHACGMFKIAGYRMEKAITIGIRQMNGTRNATFIYKGIIVAIDMHRKAIKFVEIYAASFNVTFALLIFGGILYASLNLYRTFREMSSGDISEKLLQPITFVGVYYTYIFIANCAAQQITDHNNSLFVTVYNAEWYLTPLYIQKLILFMLQRGTKALNIKIGGLFVGSLEGFSTLTSATMSYFTFIYYTNH is encoded by the exons ATGGTTTACATGAAGAATAAGTACTTCAGTCTCAATCGAATTCTTTTGCTTACGGTTGGCTTGTGGCCTTATACAAAATCCAAATTTGTACGATTGCAATTAGGTTTGCAATATGGAATTCTAGGAAGCTTTATAGTATTTCAG TTAACAACATTTGCGACTTCAAAATGCGATGTGCCATTAgtcattgaaattttttctgTCACAGCCTTCTATTTCAACTTCGTGTTGATATACCTCTCGTTCAGTTGTAACATGAATGtt GTGAAACATTTATTAGAACACTTTCAACATACCTACGACGAGCTGAGAGATGAATATGAAGTTGCCATTATAGAAAAGTATTGGGGCTTTTCAAAACGTTTTACTAAAGGAATTATGT TGTTCATTATCTTCAACGTGAGTTGTTTTCTTCTTATTCCATTTGTGCCATACATGATCGATATTGTATTGTCTGCAAACAAGTCTCGGCCACATCCATCCGTACATATCATCACAAAGTACTTCAtcgatcaagaaaaatatttttacttaattatactACATGCAGATGTAGCATACTGCGTAGGAGCGCTTGCAATGCTAGCGACGGGAACAACATCACTGGCATTTCTTCAACATGCTTGCGGAATGTTCAAAATTGCTGG ttatcGTATGGAAAAGGCTATTACAATCGGTATTAGACAAATGAATGGTACGAGAAATGCGACTTTCATTTACAAAGGAATAATTGTTGCCATAGATATGCATCGAAAGGCTATAAA GTTCGTCGAAATTTATGCAGCTTCATTTAATGTAACATTCGCCCTTTTAATATTTGGTGGAATACTTTACGCAAGTCTCAATCTTTATCGA ACTTTTCGAGAGATGTCATCTGGAGATATTAGTGAAAAGCTGTTACAACCCATTACATTTGTCGGtgtttattatacatacatattcatTGCCAACTGTGCTGCGCAACAAATTACGGATCACAATAATAGCCTGTTTGTTACAGT GTACAACGCTGAATGGTATCTAACTcctttatatatacaaaaacttATATTGTTCATGTTGCAAAGGGGCACTAAAGCTTTGAACATAAAGATTGGTGGATTATTTGTAGGGTCTTTAGAAGGCTTCTCCACG TTGACCAGTGCCACAATGTCTTActtcacatttatttattatacaaatcatTAA